Proteins from one Phyllobacterium zundukense genomic window:
- the secY gene encoding preprotein translocase subunit SecY, with the protein MASAAEQLASNLNFSAFSKADELKKRIWFTLGALLVYRLGTYIPLPGINLAAYAQAFNNQAQGILGMFNMFAGGAVERMAIFALGIMPYISASIIVQLMTSVVPALEQLKKDGEQGRKVINQYTRYGTVLLATVQAYAIAAGLQGSQGIVTNPGPFFMFSTVITLVGGTMFLMWLGEQITARGIGNGISLIIFSGIVANLPQAISGTLELGRTGALSTGIILAIIVLTVAVIGIIVFVERAQRRLLIQYPKRQVGNRMFQGDTSHLPLKLNTAGVIPPIFASSLLLLPATIAGFAQSHQMPAWATTILSSLGHGQPAYMALYAAMIVFFAFFYTALVFNPKDTADQLKKHSGFIPGIRPGERTAEYIDYVLTRVTVLGAIYLVVICMLPEFLISWAGVPFYLGGTSLLIVVSVTLDTVAQIQGHLIAHQYEGLIKKSKLRGGKRNR; encoded by the coding sequence ATGGCTTCAGCCGCTGAACAGCTCGCGTCAAATCTCAATTTCTCTGCTTTCTCGAAGGCCGATGAGCTCAAGAAGCGCATCTGGTTTACGCTTGGCGCATTGCTGGTCTACCGGCTCGGAACCTACATCCCGCTACCGGGTATCAACCTTGCCGCCTATGCGCAGGCCTTCAACAATCAGGCGCAAGGCATCCTCGGCATGTTCAACATGTTCGCTGGGGGCGCAGTCGAGCGCATGGCGATCTTTGCGCTCGGCATCATGCCCTATATCTCGGCTTCGATCATCGTCCAGCTGATGACTTCGGTCGTTCCGGCGCTTGAACAGCTGAAGAAGGATGGCGAGCAGGGCCGCAAGGTCATCAACCAGTATACGCGCTATGGCACCGTGCTTCTGGCAACGGTTCAGGCCTACGCGATTGCCGCGGGCCTGCAGGGCAGTCAGGGTATCGTTACCAATCCCGGACCGTTCTTTATGTTCTCGACGGTGATCACGCTTGTCGGCGGCACGATGTTCCTGATGTGGCTGGGCGAGCAGATTACCGCGCGCGGCATTGGTAACGGTATCTCGCTGATCATCTTCTCCGGCATCGTCGCCAATCTGCCGCAGGCTATCTCCGGTACTTTGGAACTTGGCCGGACAGGTGCGCTATCGACCGGCATCATCCTTGCGATCATCGTTCTGACGGTCGCCGTCATCGGCATCATTGTTTTCGTCGAGCGTGCACAACGCCGCCTGCTGATCCAGTATCCGAAGCGTCAGGTCGGCAATCGCATGTTCCAGGGCGATACCTCGCACCTGCCGCTGAAGCTGAACACGGCCGGCGTTATTCCGCCGATCTTCGCCTCCTCGCTGCTGCTTCTGCCAGCTACCATTGCCGGCTTCGCGCAGAGCCATCAGATGCCAGCCTGGGCAACGACCATCCTGTCGTCGCTGGGTCACGGTCAGCCTGCCTATATGGCGCTCTATGCAGCGATGATCGTTTTCTTCGCCTTCTTCTATACGGCGCTTGTCTTCAATCCGAAGGACACGGCCGACCAGTTGAAGAAGCATTCGGGTTTCATCCCCGGCATTCGCCCCGGCGAACGTACGGCCGAGTATATCGACTACGTTCTGACGCGTGTCACAGTTCTCGGTGCTATCTACCTGGTCGTCATCTGCATGTTGCCTGAGTTCCTCATCTCGTGGGCCGGCGTTCCATTCTATCTCGGCGGTACATCGCTGTTGATTGTCGTGAGCGTTACACTCGATACGGTTGCACAGATCCAGGGTCATCTGATTGCGCACCAGTATGAAGGGCTGATCAAGAAGTCGAAGCTCCGGGGAGGGAAACGCAACAGATGA
- the rplO gene encoding 50S ribosomal protein L15 produces the protein MKLNDLSENPGATKARKRVGRGIGSGSGKTAGRGVKGQKSRSGVAINGFEGGQMPLYRRLPKRGFTNIFSKNFNVVSVGRIQIAIDAKKLDPKATVTLDTLKAAGIIRRAKDGVRLLSDGEIKTAVTFEVAGASKAAIEKIEKAGGTVKLPAAPAAAE, from the coding sequence ATGAAACTCAATGATCTGAGTGAAAATCCAGGCGCCACCAAGGCACGCAAGCGTGTTGGCCGTGGTATCGGTTCCGGTTCCGGCAAGACTGCCGGTCGCGGTGTGAAGGGACAGAAGTCGCGTTCGGGCGTTGCCATCAACGGTTTCGAAGGCGGACAGATGCCACTCTACCGCCGCTTGCCGAAGCGCGGTTTCACCAACATCTTCTCGAAGAACTTCAACGTTGTGTCGGTTGGCCGCATCCAGATTGCTATCGATGCCAAGAAGCTCGATCCCAAGGCAACGGTCACGCTCGACACCCTCAAGGCTGCCGGTATCATCCGCCGCGCCAAGGATGGCGTCCGTCTCTTGTCCGATGGCGAGATCAAGACTGCTGTGACGTTCGAGGTCGCCGGTGCATCCAAGGCTGCGATCGAAAAGATCGAAAAGGCCGGCGGTACCGTCAAGCTTCCAGCTGCTCCTGCAGCTGCCGAGTAA
- the rpmD gene encoding 50S ribosomal protein L30 → MVEKKKGKTVTVEQIGSPIRRPAEQRATLIGLGLNKMHRRRTLEDTPSIRGMIAKVQHLVRVVDEA, encoded by the coding sequence ATGGTTGAGAAGAAGAAGGGTAAGACGGTTACGGTCGAACAGATCGGCAGCCCTATCCGCCGTCCGGCAGAACAGCGCGCAACGCTGATCGGCCTGGGCCTCAATAAGATGCATCGCCGCCGTACGCTTGAAGATACGCCTTCAATTCGCGGCATGATTGCAAAGGTTCAACATCTCGTCCGCGTTGTGGACGAGGCTTGA
- the rpsE gene encoding 30S ribosomal protein S5, with the protein MAQEKRSREDRGRNEERDSEFVDKLVHINRVAKVVKGGRRFGFAALVVVGDQKGRVGFGHGKAREVPEAIRKATESAKREMIFVPLRSGRTLHHDVEGRHGAGKVLLRAATAGTGIIAGGPMRAVFETLGVQDVVAKSLGSSNPYNMVRATFDALKHQMHPKDIAAQRGIKYSTLQARRRDVVGSEE; encoded by the coding sequence ATGGCACAGGAAAAGAGAAGCCGCGAAGATCGCGGCCGCAACGAAGAGCGCGATAGCGAATTCGTTGACAAGCTCGTACACATCAACCGCGTCGCCAAGGTCGTCAAGGGCGGCCGGCGTTTTGGCTTTGCTGCTCTCGTCGTTGTCGGCGATCAGAAGGGCCGCGTTGGTTTTGGTCATGGCAAGGCACGCGAAGTGCCGGAAGCTATCCGCAAGGCAACTGAATCTGCCAAGCGCGAAATGATTTTCGTGCCGCTGCGTTCGGGCCGTACCCTTCATCACGATGTTGAAGGCCGTCATGGCGCCGGCAAGGTTCTGCTTCGTGCAGCCACAGCTGGTACAGGTATCATCGCCGGTGGTCCTATGCGCGCCGTCTTCGAGACGCTCGGCGTACAGGACGTTGTTGCCAAGTCGCTCGGTTCGTCGAACCCTTACAACATGGTTCGCGCGACATTCGATGCCTTGAAGCATCAGATGCACCCGAAGGACATCGCTGCCCAGCGCGGTATCAAGTATTCGACACTGCAGGCTCGCCGCCGCGATGTGGTCGGTTCGGAAGAATAG
- the rplR gene encoding 50S ribosomal protein L18, with translation MASPKEIIQRRASRVRRQLKAVAGDRPRLSVHRSSKNIYAQVIDDARGHTIASASTLEADLKGQLKTGADSDAAALIGKLVAERAVKAGIKEVVFDRGAYIYHGRVKALAEAAREAGLSF, from the coding sequence ATGGCATCGCCGAAAGAAATCATTCAGCGTCGCGCTTCGCGTGTTCGCCGCCAGCTCAAGGCGGTTGCCGGTGACCGTCCGCGGCTCAGCGTCCACCGTTCTTCGAAGAATATCTATGCGCAGGTCATCGACGATGCGCGTGGTCACACAATTGCATCCGCATCCACTCTCGAAGCTGATCTCAAGGGCCAGCTGAAGACCGGTGCCGATTCGGACGCAGCGGCATTGATCGGCAAGCTCGTTGCAGAGCGCGCTGTTAAAGCCGGCATCAAGGAAGTTGTCTTCGATCGTGGTGCCTACATTTACCACGGCCGTGTCAAGGCACTTGCGGAAGCAGCCCGCGAAGCAGGACTTAGTTTCTAG
- the rplF gene encoding 50S ribosomal protein L6, with translation MSRIGKKPVAVPQGVTASVDGQTIKAKGPKGELSFVANDDVVVKFEDGAVSVNPRDNTKVARSKWGMSRTMVVNIFTGVKDGFEKRLEISGVGYRAAMQGKNLQLSLGFSHEVVYKVPEGITVAVPKPTEIVVTGIDKQQVGQVAAEIREYRSPEPYKGKGVKYAGEKIVRKEGKKK, from the coding sequence ATGTCTCGTATCGGTAAAAAACCAGTGGCAGTCCCGCAAGGCGTAACAGCCAGCGTAGACGGCCAGACCATCAAGGCCAAGGGCCCGAAGGGTGAACTCAGCTTCGTCGCCAATGACGATGTTGTAGTCAAGTTCGAAGACGGTGCTGTCAGCGTCAATCCGCGTGACAACACCAAGGTTGCTCGTTCGAAGTGGGGCATGAGCCGCACCATGGTCGTCAACATCTTCACAGGTGTTAAGGACGGTTTCGAAAAGCGCCTGGAAATCAGCGGCGTCGGCTATCGTGCGGCAATGCAGGGCAAGAACCTGCAGCTGTCGCTCGGCTTCAGCCACGAAGTTGTCTACAAGGTGCCGGAAGGCATCACTGTTGCCGTACCGAAGCCGACGGAAATCGTCGTGACCGGTATCGACAAGCAGCAGGTTGGCCAGGTCGCAGCCGAGATTCGCGAATATCGGAGCCCGGAGCCTTACAAGGGCAAGGGTGTGAAATATGCGGGCGAGAAGATCGTTCGTAAAGAAGGTAAGAAGAAGTAA